A genomic region of Mycobacterium sp. Aquia_213 contains the following coding sequences:
- a CDS encoding acyl-CoA carboxylase subunit epsilon yields MSDETTEAADTPHAPHIRILRGRPTAPELAALITVLGSAGGGAQPEQPESTRWGLPVDRLRYAISNYQRITLQERVHMRR; encoded by the coding sequence ATGAGCGACGAGACCACCGAGGCGGCCGACACCCCGCATGCGCCGCACATCCGGATTCTGCGGGGCCGTCCCACCGCCCCGGAGCTGGCCGCGCTGATCACCGTGCTGGGCAGCGCCGGGGGCGGCGCGCAGCCGGAGCAGCCCGAGAGCACGCGCTGGGGGCTGCCGGTCGACCGGCTGCGCTACGCAATCAGCAACTACCAGCGAATCACCCTGCAGGAACGCGTCCACATGCGGCGATGA
- a CDS encoding Maf family protein produces the protein MTRVVLGSASSGRLKVLRQAGIEPLVVVSGVDEDRLIADLGPNASPGDAVCALAQAKAEQVASELEATVAADCVVIGCDSMLYLDGRLCGKPESIAAARQLWGSMAGRAGQLYTGHCVIRLQDNNIVHCEAQTSVTTVHFGRPEPDDLEAYLADGESLRVAGGFTLDGLGGWFIDGVDGDPSAVVGIGLPLTRTLLRRAGLSIAALWAGNVGTPMGAG, from the coding sequence ATGACCCGGGTGGTACTCGGGTCGGCCTCGAGCGGCCGCCTCAAGGTGCTGCGCCAGGCGGGGATCGAACCACTGGTCGTCGTCTCCGGCGTCGACGAGGATCGCCTGATCGCCGATCTGGGACCCAACGCCTCGCCCGGTGACGCGGTCTGCGCGCTGGCTCAAGCCAAGGCCGAGCAGGTGGCCAGCGAACTGGAAGCCACCGTCGCGGCGGATTGTGTTGTCATCGGCTGTGATTCGATGCTGTATCTCGACGGCCGGCTGTGCGGTAAACCGGAGTCCATCGCCGCCGCACGCCAACTCTGGGGTTCGATGGCCGGGCGCGCCGGTCAGCTCTATACCGGCCACTGCGTTATCCGGTTGCAGGACAACAACATTGTGCACTGTGAAGCGCAAACATCAGTCACCACAGTGCATTTCGGAAGACCCGAGCCCGACGACCTGGAGGCGTACCTGGCCGACGGGGAATCGTTGCGCGTCGCCGGCGGGTTCACCCTGGACGGCCTGGGCGGATGGTTCATCGACGGTGTCGACGGCGACCCGTCGGCGGTGGTGGGAATCGGATTGCCGCTGACCCGCACGCTGCTGCGCCGCGCGGGCCTGTCCATCGCGGCACTGTGGGCAGGAAACGTCGGCACCCCGATGGGCGCTGGGTAG